From a single Sinorhizobium sp. RAC02 genomic region:
- a CDS encoding methyl-accepting chemotaxis protein: protein MKISTKLGAVTLILTLLLASAIFSTYLVLNAMSASMSTIVVDRLVPAANLKKVGDLYAVNIVDTAHKVRSGALSWEEGHKLNTDAVATIQKLWDAYAATYLTDEERALSGQMTTEMQKQAGSINDLLVIMQEKDQAALDAYVETRLYPTIDPIGTYVAALIDLQIRVGQEEFAAAETQEHDYHILLAAFGAVALALAGLSFWIIFAGVSRPLNAITAVMQRLAGGVTDFSVPFRARKDEIGSIAGAVEIFRQAAIDKRTLEQQAEAARLQAEADRVRLQEEAEAAAQSRVQQATSGLAVGLRRLSAGDLNFQLNDPFAADFEQLRSDLNSAVGQLGETLRAVAQSADEMDTGTREISIGADALSKRTEQQAASLEETAAALDEITANVANSTRRAEEARAVAAEANGSTVHSGAVVANAVNAMQRIEQSSSQISSIIGVIDEIAFQTNLLALNAGVEAARAGEAGKGFAVVAQEVRELAQRSAQAAREIKGLIRNSEAEVRNGVKLVSETGEALQAIGGHVATINQHMEAIAVSAREQSVGLSEINTAVNQMDQTTQQNAAMVEETNAASATLVTQADRLRTLIDRFTLGQPARQVQPTPQRMAQARPRFAGNAALKTENWEEF, encoded by the coding sequence ATGAAAATTTCGACGAAACTCGGTGCGGTGACGCTCATCCTGACGCTGCTTCTCGCCAGCGCCATTTTTTCCACATATCTCGTTCTCAACGCCATGTCCGCCTCGATGAGCACCATCGTCGTCGACCGGCTGGTTCCGGCGGCAAACCTCAAGAAGGTCGGCGACCTTTATGCGGTCAACATCGTCGATACCGCGCACAAGGTGCGCAGCGGTGCACTTTCCTGGGAAGAAGGCCACAAGCTGAACACGGACGCGGTGGCGACCATCCAGAAACTGTGGGATGCCTATGCCGCGACCTACCTGACCGACGAGGAGCGCGCGCTTTCCGGACAGATGACCACCGAGATGCAAAAACAGGCCGGCAGCATCAACGACCTACTGGTCATCATGCAGGAGAAGGACCAGGCCGCGCTCGACGCCTATGTCGAAACCCGGCTCTACCCGACGATCGACCCGATCGGCACCTATGTGGCGGCGCTGATCGACCTGCAGATCCGTGTCGGCCAGGAAGAGTTCGCCGCCGCAGAGACGCAGGAGCATGATTATCACATCCTCCTTGCCGCCTTTGGCGCGGTCGCCCTTGCCCTTGCCGGCCTCTCCTTCTGGATCATCTTCGCCGGCGTCTCGCGCCCGCTGAATGCCATCACCGCGGTGATGCAGCGTCTTGCCGGCGGCGTGACGGATTTTTCCGTGCCGTTCCGCGCCCGCAAGGACGAGATCGGCAGCATTGCCGGCGCGGTCGAGATCTTCCGGCAGGCAGCCATCGACAAGCGCACGCTCGAGCAGCAGGCCGAGGCCGCGCGCCTTCAGGCCGAAGCCGACCGCGTGCGCCTCCAGGAGGAAGCGGAAGCGGCCGCACAGTCGCGGGTGCAGCAGGCCACATCGGGCCTTGCCGTCGGTCTGCGCCGACTTTCGGCCGGCGACCTCAATTTCCAGCTAAACGACCCCTTCGCGGCGGATTTCGAACAATTGCGCAGCGACCTCAATTCGGCGGTCGGCCAGCTCGGAGAGACATTGCGCGCCGTTGCCCAGTCCGCCGACGAGATGGACACCGGCACGCGGGAAATCAGCATCGGTGCAGACGCGCTTTCCAAGCGCACCGAGCAGCAGGCCGCCTCGCTGGAGGAGACTGCCGCCGCACTCGACGAAATCACCGCCAACGTGGCGAACTCGACACGCCGGGCGGAGGAGGCCCGCGCGGTGGCGGCCGAAGCCAATGGTTCCACGGTCCATTCCGGCGCGGTCGTCGCCAATGCCGTCAACGCCATGCAACGTATCGAGCAATCGTCGAGCCAGATTTCCAGCATTATCGGCGTGATCGACGAAATCGCCTTCCAGACCAACCTGCTTGCCCTGAACGCGGGCGTGGAAGCGGCGCGCGCCGGCGAGGCCGGCAAGGGTTTTGCGGTCGTTGCGCAGGAGGTGCGCGAACTTGCCCAGCGCTCCGCCCAGGCGGCCCGCGAGATCAAGGGACTGATCCGCAATTCGGAAGCGGAGGTGCGCAATGGCGTGAAGCTGGTCAGCGAGACCGGCGAAGCGCTGCAAGCCATCGGCGGCCATGTCGCGACGATCAACCAGCACATGGAGGCCATCGCCGTTTCCGCCCGCGAACAATCCGTCGGGCTCTCGGAGATCAACACCGCCGTCAACCAGATGGACCAGACGACCCAGCAGAACGCCGCCATGGTCGAGGAGACCAATGCGGCGTCGGCCACGCTGGTGACGCAGGCCGACCGGTTGCGCACGTTGATCGACCGCTTCACGCTCGGCCAGCCCGCCCGCCAGGTGCAGCCGACACCGCAACGGATGGCGCAAGCCCGCCCCCGCTTTGCTGGCAATGCGGCGCTGAAGACTGAGAACTGGGAGGAGTTTTGA
- a CDS encoding organic hydroperoxide resistance protein, whose translation MPILYRTKASSTGGRAGHGATEDGTVDVTLTVPKELGGDGATGANPEKLFAVGYSACFLGALKFVAGKEKVKIPDDAKVTATVGIGPREDGGGFGLEASLEISVPGVDKAVVEDLAKKAHVVCPYSNATRGNLDVKTTVV comes from the coding sequence ATGCCCATTCTCTACAGAACCAAAGCATCCTCCACCGGTGGCCGCGCCGGCCACGGCGCCACCGAAGACGGCACCGTCGACGTCACGCTGACGGTCCCGAAGGAACTCGGCGGCGACGGCGCGACCGGCGCAAACCCGGAAAAGCTCTTTGCGGTCGGTTACTCCGCCTGCTTCCTCGGCGCGCTGAAGTTCGTCGCCGGCAAGGAAAAGGTAAAGATCCCGGATGACGCCAAGGTCACCGCGACGGTCGGCATCGGCCCGCGTGAGGATGGCGGCGGTTTCGGCCTCGAAGCCTCGCTCGAAATCTCCGTGCCCGGCGTCGACAAGGCCGTGGTCGAAGACCTCGCCAAGAAGGCGCATGTCGTCTGCCCCTACAGCAACGCCACCCGCGGCAACCTCGACGTCAAGACGACCGTCGTCTGA
- a CDS encoding MarR family transcriptional regulator has translation MIDKSDEAETGDIPKGMLALDQQLCFAVYAAAHALNRTYKPLLDPYGLTYPQYIALMTLWEEDGRTVKALGEKLGLDSGTLSPLLKRLEAAGYIHRARDRNDERQVLITLTDKGHAMKQDAVAIRMAIGKATGCSIDALQALTSDLHMLTEQLEADQARDDAA, from the coding sequence ATGATCGACAAAAGTGACGAAGCCGAGACAGGGGATATTCCAAAGGGCATGCTGGCGCTCGACCAGCAGCTTTGTTTCGCCGTCTATGCGGCGGCGCATGCGCTGAACCGTACCTACAAGCCCCTGCTCGACCCCTATGGCCTGACCTATCCGCAATATATCGCGCTCATGACGCTTTGGGAGGAGGACGGCCGCACGGTGAAGGCGCTCGGGGAAAAACTCGGGCTCGATTCCGGCACACTCTCCCCTCTCCTCAAGCGCCTCGAGGCGGCCGGCTACATCCACCGAGCCCGCGACAGGAACGACGAGCGGCAGGTGCTCATCACGCTCACCGACAAGGGCCACGCGATGAAGCAAGACGCCGTCGCCATACGCATGGCGATCGGCAAGGCGACGGGCTGTTCGATCGATGCCCTGCAGGCGCTGACCAGCGACCTCCACATGCTGACCGAGCAGCTCGAAGCCGACCAGGCGCGGGACGACGCCGCCTGA
- a CDS encoding helicase HerA-like C-terminal domain-containing protein, producing the protein MLQDGKLYIGTSRKPDDTNNKPEYLDLKFGNRHGLVTGATGTGKTVTLQVLAEGFSNAGVPVFCADVKGDLSGIGAIGEPKDFLQKRADQIGLTPYEFQEFPVIFWDLYGEKGHRVRTTISEMGPLLLSRLMNATDAQEGVINIAFKIADQGGLPLLDLKDFQALLNYMGENASTLSNQFGFVSKASVGSIQRELLILEQQGAEQFFGEPALKISDIMRTTNDGRGAISVLAADKLMMNPRLYGTFLLWMLSELFEVLPEVGDPDKPKLVFFFDEAHLLFNDAPKVLTERVEQVVRLIRSKGVGVYFVTQNPLDVPETVLAQLGNRVQHALRAYTPREQKAVKTAADTFRPNPEFNCADVITQLGTGEALVSTLEGKGAPSMVERTLVRPPASRLGPVTEAERQDIMKVSPVAGLYDEDFDRESAYEILMARAKKAADSAAAQEQADAQPEEKPAGGSRWTLPGFGDDEPAAQPAPKQPKPRAGYQRETVTEAAMKSVARTVASSLGRALVRGILGSLRR; encoded by the coding sequence CCAGCCGCAAGCCGGACGATACCAACAACAAGCCGGAATATCTCGACCTGAAGTTCGGCAACCGCCACGGGCTCGTGACGGGTGCGACCGGCACCGGCAAGACGGTGACGCTGCAGGTGCTGGCCGAAGGCTTTTCCAATGCCGGCGTGCCGGTGTTCTGCGCCGACGTGAAGGGCGACCTTTCCGGCATCGGCGCGATCGGCGAGCCGAAGGACTTTCTCCAGAAGCGCGCCGACCAGATCGGACTGACACCCTACGAGTTCCAGGAATTCCCGGTGATCTTCTGGGATCTCTATGGCGAGAAGGGTCACCGGGTGCGCACCACCATCTCCGAGATGGGACCGCTGCTGCTGTCGCGCCTGATGAACGCCACCGATGCGCAGGAAGGCGTCATCAACATCGCCTTCAAGATCGCCGACCAGGGCGGCCTGCCACTGCTCGACCTCAAGGATTTCCAGGCGCTGCTCAACTATATGGGCGAGAATGCCTCGACGCTGTCCAACCAGTTCGGCTTCGTCTCGAAAGCCTCCGTCGGCTCGATCCAGCGCGAGCTGCTGATCCTCGAACAGCAGGGCGCCGAACAGTTTTTCGGCGAGCCGGCGCTGAAGATTTCCGACATCATGCGCACGACCAATGACGGGCGCGGCGCGATCTCGGTGCTCGCCGCCGACAAGCTGATGATGAACCCGCGCCTCTACGGCACCTTCCTGCTGTGGATGCTCTCCGAACTGTTCGAGGTGCTGCCGGAAGTGGGCGACCCGGACAAGCCGAAGCTGGTGTTCTTCTTCGACGAGGCGCACCTCCTGTTCAACGACGCGCCAAAGGTGCTGACCGAGCGTGTCGAGCAGGTCGTGCGCCTCATCCGCTCCAAGGGTGTCGGCGTCTATTTCGTCACGCAGAACCCGCTCGACGTGCCGGAAACCGTGCTTGCCCAGCTCGGCAACCGCGTGCAGCATGCGTTGCGCGCGTATACGCCGCGCGAGCAGAAGGCGGTGAAGACGGCCGCCGACACGTTCCGCCCCAACCCGGAATTCAACTGCGCCGACGTCATCACGCAGCTCGGCACCGGCGAAGCGCTGGTCTCCACGCTCGAAGGCAAGGGTGCGCCCTCGATGGTCGAGCGTACGCTAGTGCGCCCGCCAGCCTCCCGCCTCGGCCCCGTGACGGAGGCCGAGCGGCAGGACATCATGAAGGTCAGCCCGGTCGCCGGCCTCTATGACGAGGATTTCGACCGCGAATCCGCCTACGAAATCCTCATGGCGCGCGCCAAGAAGGCCGCCGATTCCGCCGCCGCCCAGGAACAGGCGGACGCCCAGCCCGAGGAAAAACCCGCCGGCGGCAGCCGCTGGACCCTGCCCGGCTTCGGCGACGACGAGCCGGCCGCACAGCCTGCTCCCAAGCAGCCCAAGCCCCGCGCCGGTTACCAGCGCGAGACGGTGACGGAAGCTGCGATGAAATCGGTCGCCCGCACCGTCGCCTCCTCGCTTGGCCGCGCGCTGGTGCGCGGCATTCTCGGCAGCTTGCGGCGCTGA